The following coding sequences are from one Brooklawnia cerclae window:
- a CDS encoding MFS transporter produces MTQPDAAPAPERGGRSTALTIALLGGACVTAFEAYGTLTAMPAAAEDLGSLELYAWAFTAFLMAQVLAIVLAGRWVDRMGPVIPLGVGSGIFVLGLVAAGAAPSMEWLLAARFLQGFGGGALNLSFMVVVAQAYGARERASLMSVLSFCWVLPSFIGPPVSAWITTQFSWHWVFWGVAPVMVVIMLIGYAPLRELNARHIQPEAPTDPVPVWAAVAGAVGAALIQLAGQRLDWLGLIAGVCGVVALLAGLPRLMPSGFIRFATGLPSVMAARGLACGAFFASESFAPLLLTDVYAFDLSQAGLFLALGATGWTIGSVVQAQRWLRLRRDQIIALGAVAVGAGAGIMGLGAWLTLHWIVTAVGFTTAGLGMGLLVSSTSLANMQVSEPHQIGRNTSSLQVAEGLGNSVVTGIAGSIFAALHTRLDASGTFTPIYLMTALMGALAFVMALRVGPVRNESAGVG; encoded by the coding sequence GTGACCCAGCCCGACGCCGCCCCCGCACCCGAGCGGGGCGGCCGGAGCACGGCCCTCACCATCGCATTGCTCGGCGGCGCCTGTGTGACCGCTTTCGAGGCTTACGGGACGCTCACCGCGATGCCTGCCGCAGCCGAGGATCTCGGCAGCCTCGAGCTCTATGCCTGGGCGTTCACGGCCTTCCTGATGGCCCAGGTGCTGGCCATCGTCCTGGCGGGACGGTGGGTCGACCGGATGGGGCCCGTCATTCCCCTCGGCGTCGGGTCAGGCATCTTCGTACTCGGGCTCGTGGCTGCGGGGGCCGCTCCCAGCATGGAGTGGCTGCTGGCCGCGAGGTTCCTGCAGGGCTTCGGCGGCGGGGCGCTGAACCTGTCCTTCATGGTCGTTGTCGCCCAGGCCTACGGCGCCCGCGAGCGGGCGAGCCTCATGAGCGTCCTGTCGTTCTGCTGGGTGCTGCCGAGTTTCATCGGCCCTCCGGTGTCGGCATGGATCACCACCCAGTTCAGCTGGCACTGGGTGTTCTGGGGTGTGGCGCCGGTCATGGTCGTCATCATGCTCATCGGTTACGCGCCGCTTCGTGAGCTCAACGCACGTCACATCCAACCGGAGGCGCCGACCGACCCGGTCCCCGTATGGGCAGCAGTCGCGGGTGCCGTCGGCGCCGCTCTCATCCAGTTGGCCGGTCAGCGGCTCGACTGGCTCGGGCTGATCGCAGGGGTGTGCGGCGTCGTGGCTCTGCTGGCCGGGCTACCGCGGCTCATGCCGAGCGGGTTCATCCGCTTCGCCACGGGACTGCCCTCGGTGATGGCGGCTCGTGGTCTGGCATGTGGCGCCTTCTTCGCCTCCGAGAGCTTCGCGCCCCTGCTGCTCACCGACGTCTACGCGTTCGACCTGAGCCAGGCCGGCCTGTTCCTGGCGCTGGGAGCCACCGGGTGGACGATCGGATCGGTGGTCCAGGCACAACGCTGGCTCCGGCTGCGCCGCGATCAGATCATCGCCCTGGGTGCGGTCGCCGTGGGTGCCGGCGCCGGGATCATGGGTCTGGGTGCGTGGCTCACCCTGCACTGGATCGTCACGGCCGTCGGTTTCACGACCGCAGGGCTCGGCATGGGCCTTCTGGTGAGCAGCACCTCCCTGGCGAACATGCAGGTCAGCGAGCCACACCAGATCGGGCGCAACACCTCGTCCCTGCAGGTGGCAGAAGGTCTGGGCAACAGTGTGGTCACCGGCATCGCGGGCTCGATCTTCGCGGCGCTGCACACGCGCCTGGACGCGTCCGGTACCTTCACACCGATCTACCTGATGACCGCGCTGATGGGTGCCCTGGCGTTCGTCATGGCCCTGCGCGTCGGCCCGGTGCGCAACGAGTCAGCTGGAGTCGGCTGA
- a CDS encoding serine/threonine-protein kinase, whose product METIGRYQVGARIGVGSFATVFKGRDPILDVPVAIKVLAENWSANPDVRNRFLAEARLLRRFHDERIVPVHDIGTTAGDQPYFVMDYADAGSLEQLRRQPTAPGRALRLTAEAARGVEVLHRHNVIHRDITPGNILLQYSKQGVRVMLADLGVAKSLTEPQEGTMTAGTPAYMAYEQATGGWLDQRVDVYSLAAVAYSLLTGHPPFPIKTLNDLLVRDWSVGVTPIADTLGAPPVLDEVMAMALSPDPQQRPQSALELATVFDAIADVLPGGDTYAPRPEGMDVTATGASWAPFGGTRPLAPPPLSGGSPEALSWRSAPPPIAPPGTGWGSMVPPSPSSAGSYYSLGRTSSVVPRDETPQQMLDKYLGEGKYTVAEPKERRPVSFYVAVGIGLTAVFLLALVLTIRYLT is encoded by the coding sequence ATGGAGACGATCGGTCGGTATCAGGTGGGGGCGCGCATCGGCGTGGGCTCCTTCGCGACCGTCTTCAAGGGCCGCGACCCCATCCTCGACGTGCCCGTCGCGATCAAGGTGCTGGCCGAGAACTGGTCGGCGAATCCGGACGTCCGCAACAGATTCCTGGCCGAGGCGAGGCTGCTGCGCCGGTTCCACGACGAGCGCATCGTCCCCGTGCACGACATCGGGACGACGGCCGGCGACCAGCCCTACTTCGTCATGGACTACGCCGACGCGGGCTCGCTGGAGCAGTTGCGGCGTCAGCCGACCGCCCCCGGGCGTGCCCTCCGGCTCACCGCCGAGGCCGCCCGCGGGGTCGAGGTGCTTCACCGTCACAACGTCATCCACCGCGACATCACGCCCGGGAACATCCTGCTGCAGTACTCGAAGCAGGGGGTACGGGTGATGCTGGCCGACCTCGGCGTGGCCAAGTCGTTGACCGAGCCCCAGGAGGGGACGATGACGGCCGGCACCCCGGCCTACATGGCCTACGAGCAGGCGACCGGAGGGTGGCTCGACCAGCGGGTCGACGTCTACTCGCTGGCAGCGGTGGCCTATTCCCTGCTCACCGGGCATCCGCCGTTCCCCATCAAGACGCTCAACGACCTGCTCGTCCGCGACTGGTCCGTGGGGGTCACACCGATCGCCGACACGCTGGGGGCACCCCCGGTGCTGGACGAGGTCATGGCGATGGCCCTGTCCCCCGATCCACAGCAACGGCCGCAGTCGGCACTGGAACTCGCCACCGTCTTCGACGCCATCGCCGACGTGCTGCCGGGCGGCGACACCTATGCGCCTCGTCCCGAGGGAATGGACGTGACTGCCACCGGTGCGTCCTGGGCCCCGTTCGGGGGGACGAGGCCCCTGGCCCCACCCCCTCTGTCCGGCGGCTCACCCGAGGCGTTGTCATGGCGTTCGGCCCCACCCCCGATCGCGCCGCCCGGCACCGGCTGGGGTTCGATGGTGCCGCCCTCCCCGTCCTCGGCGGGCAGCTACTACTCGCTGGGCCGGACGAGTTCGGTCGTCCCCCGGGACGAGACCCCCCAGCAGATGCTCGACAAGTACCTCGGCGAAGGCAAGTACACCGTGGCCGAGCCGAAGGAACGGCGGCCGGTCAGCTTCTACGTCGCGGTCGGGATCGGGTTGACGGCCGTCTTCCTGCTCGCGCTGGTCCTGACGATCAGGTACCTGACCTGA
- a CDS encoding RDD family protein — MTPSAPTTPTGAPAPPMNPPLASWWPRVRAAVMDAVPAVLGLGVVGLFFYDSLLDGLRLWRNAGSTNLFSSQFGLLRPTLTVAAITVACVLLVTSILVTWKGGTLGMLTVGLRVVPTGRPWAGRVPFRTAFVRTLAYVIACLIPVLALIGLVLVIVMPRRQAVHDLVARTQVITVW; from the coding sequence ATGACTCCGAGTGCTCCGACGACGCCGACGGGTGCGCCGGCCCCACCGATGAACCCGCCGCTCGCCTCGTGGTGGCCCAGGGTCCGGGCAGCCGTCATGGACGCCGTGCCGGCGGTGCTTGGCCTCGGAGTGGTGGGGCTCTTCTTCTACGACAGCCTGCTCGACGGGCTGCGCCTGTGGCGCAACGCCGGCAGCACGAACCTGTTCTCGTCCCAGTTCGGTCTGCTCCGCCCGACGCTGACGGTGGCCGCGATCACGGTGGCATGCGTCCTGCTGGTGACCAGCATCCTGGTGACATGGAAGGGCGGGACGCTGGGCATGCTCACGGTGGGGCTGAGAGTCGTCCCCACCGGCAGGCCATGGGCGGGGCGCGTCCCGTTCCGGACGGCCTTCGTGCGCACGCTCGCCTACGTGATCGCGTGCCTGATCCCGGTGCTGGCGCTCATAGGTCTCGTGCTCGTCATCGTGATGCCGCGGCGCCAGGCCGTCCACGATCTCGTCGCGCGCACCCAGGTGATCACCGTCTGGTGA
- a CDS encoding RDD family protein: protein MSYPDQSPQTQPMAGWYPDPAVPGQERYWDGRAWTYHVRAIPQPMPVGPQTGYRPGPLYGPATADGVPLAGWWSRVAALLIDSLVVGVIAGIVTIPFTSNLVTGFEAWFDDAMRAANSGGVMPDYTDSSYGIMRPYWAIYLISLALQFCYSVSLQVLKGGTLGMLALGLRVVPLERGQEHRGLALGTSLLRNAAYAVLSAINIVVLVNYLAPLFNRRRQTFHDMIARTQVVRIR, encoded by the coding sequence GTGAGCTACCCTGACCAGTCCCCGCAGACGCAACCGATGGCCGGTTGGTACCCGGATCCCGCCGTCCCCGGTCAGGAACGATATTGGGACGGCAGGGCGTGGACCTACCACGTGCGGGCGATTCCGCAGCCGATGCCGGTGGGCCCGCAGACCGGATACCGTCCCGGGCCCCTCTACGGCCCCGCGACCGCCGACGGGGTGCCGCTCGCCGGCTGGTGGTCGCGGGTGGCGGCGCTGCTCATCGACAGCCTCGTCGTGGGCGTGATCGCCGGCATCGTCACGATCCCGTTCACCTCCAACCTGGTCACGGGATTCGAGGCATGGTTCGACGACGCGATGCGTGCGGCGAACAGCGGGGGCGTCATGCCCGACTACACCGACTCGAGCTACGGCATCATGCGGCCCTACTGGGCGATCTACCTGATCAGCCTGGCACTCCAGTTCTGCTACTCGGTCTCGCTGCAGGTGCTGAAGGGCGGCACCCTGGGTATGCTCGCGCTCGGGCTGCGCGTCGTCCCCCTGGAACGCGGCCAGGAACACCGCGGGCTGGCACTCGGCACGAGCCTGCTGCGCAACGCGGCCTACGCGGTGCTGTCCGCGATCAACATCGTCGTCCTCGTCAACTATCTCGCACCGCTGTTCAACCGCAGGCGCCAGACCTTCCACGACATGATCGCCAGGACTCAGGTCGTTCGGATCCGTTGA
- the malQ gene encoding 4-alpha-glucanotransferase: MAVQTSLAALADMLGVATEFWDWKGTHTVVSEDTIVRVLKAMGVDASTPEKVADAIAEVQLKPWRRSLPPVVVVPVGTQTHVEAHIVHGHPAEVRLRLETGEVRYLGQREHLVPPREVDGVLTGEASFQIPADLPTGYHRLELVSDDRQADSTLIVTPRHLGMPQRLGSRRLWGYGAQLYSVRSRHSWGIGDLCDLSDLVVWSATQQYAHYVLINPLHAAQPVAPMDVSPYLPSSRLFLNPMYIRPEAVGEYAVVDQQVRDRIADLRANLTEQLAGEEYLQRDAAWAAKREALRLVFAAGLRPARWMAFDDFRRRQGRRLRDFATWCALCEHYGNDWREWDEALQRPSSPEVDRLHTELIDDVTFHEWLQWVAWDQLSDAQQAARDAGMPVGVVTDLAVGVSGASADTWMMRDLYAQGIVVGAPPDAYNQVGQDWGQPPWRPDRLADTAYAPFRSMLQSALGHAGGVRIDHILGMFRLWWIPEGTTPRDGTYVRYDHDALIGIIMLEAQRADAFVIGEDLGTVEPWVRGYLAERGILGTSVLWFEYGDDGQPVPPENWREAAMGSVVTHDLPPSAGFLAKDHVKLRGSLGLLTESLDEEMAQADRELAMWSQRLRERGLLADDGDDPVETEVLGLYRYLMSTRARVLNVALVDAVGDRRVQNQPGTWKQYPNWQIPLSGPDGRPVLLEEIYQLERPMRLAAVMNGFSRAPGPWRPPRRGTRA, translated from the coding sequence ATGGCAGTTCAGACGTCGCTGGCCGCCCTTGCCGACATGCTCGGAGTGGCCACCGAGTTCTGGGACTGGAAAGGCACCCACACCGTCGTCTCGGAGGACACGATCGTCCGTGTGCTCAAGGCGATGGGGGTGGACGCGTCCACTCCCGAGAAGGTGGCCGACGCGATCGCCGAGGTGCAGCTGAAACCCTGGCGCCGGAGCCTGCCACCCGTGGTGGTCGTCCCGGTGGGCACGCAGACCCACGTCGAGGCCCACATCGTCCATGGGCATCCCGCGGAGGTGCGCCTTCGCCTGGAGACCGGCGAGGTGCGCTACCTGGGACAACGCGAACACCTGGTCCCGCCACGCGAGGTGGACGGTGTGCTCACGGGGGAGGCCAGCTTCCAGATTCCCGCGGATCTGCCGACCGGGTACCACAGGCTGGAACTGGTCTCGGACGATCGCCAGGCCGACTCCACCCTCATCGTGACCCCGCGGCACCTCGGCATGCCCCAGCGGCTCGGCAGCCGGCGCCTGTGGGGCTACGGCGCCCAGCTGTACAGCGTCCGGTCGCGGCATTCGTGGGGAATCGGCGACCTGTGCGACCTGTCTGACCTCGTCGTGTGGTCGGCCACCCAGCAATATGCCCACTACGTGCTCATCAACCCCCTGCACGCCGCCCAGCCGGTCGCACCGATGGACGTGTCTCCCTACCTGCCCAGCTCACGGCTGTTCCTCAACCCCATGTACATCCGCCCCGAGGCCGTGGGCGAGTACGCGGTGGTCGATCAGCAGGTCCGTGACCGGATCGCCGACCTGCGGGCGAACCTGACCGAGCAGCTGGCAGGGGAGGAGTACCTGCAGCGGGACGCCGCCTGGGCCGCCAAGCGCGAGGCCCTGCGGCTCGTCTTCGCCGCGGGACTGCGTCCCGCCAGGTGGATGGCCTTCGACGACTTCCGGCGCAGACAGGGACGGCGGCTGCGCGACTTCGCCACCTGGTGCGCGTTGTGCGAGCACTACGGCAACGACTGGCGTGAGTGGGACGAGGCGCTCCAGCGGCCCAGTTCGCCGGAGGTCGACCGCCTGCACACCGAGCTGATCGACGACGTCACGTTCCACGAATGGTTGCAGTGGGTCGCCTGGGACCAGCTGAGCGATGCGCAACAGGCGGCGAGGGACGCGGGCATGCCGGTCGGTGTCGTCACCGACCTCGCGGTCGGGGTGAGCGGGGCATCCGCCGACACCTGGATGATGCGCGATCTGTATGCGCAGGGCATCGTCGTGGGGGCTCCGCCCGATGCCTACAACCAGGTGGGGCAGGACTGGGGCCAGCCGCCGTGGCGTCCCGACCGTCTCGCCGACACCGCCTACGCCCCCTTCCGGAGCATGCTGCAAAGCGCCCTCGGGCATGCGGGCGGCGTGCGGATCGACCACATCCTCGGCATGTTCCGGCTCTGGTGGATCCCGGAGGGCACGACCCCGCGCGACGGCACCTACGTGCGGTACGACCACGACGCGCTGATCGGCATCATCATGCTCGAGGCGCAGCGGGCCGACGCCTTCGTCATCGGGGAGGATCTCGGCACCGTCGAGCCGTGGGTGCGGGGTTACCTGGCCGAGCGCGGAATCCTCGGCACCTCCGTGCTGTGGTTCGAGTACGGGGACGACGGCCAGCCCGTTCCCCCGGAGAACTGGCGGGAGGCCGCGATGGGGTCGGTGGTCACCCATGACCTGCCGCCGTCCGCGGGGTTCCTCGCCAAGGACCACGTGAAGCTGCGGGGATCGCTCGGGCTGCTGACCGAATCGCTCGACGAGGAGATGGCCCAGGCCGACCGTGAGCTCGCCATGTGGTCGCAGCGCCTGCGCGAGCGGGGGCTCCTGGCCGACGACGGCGACGACCCGGTCGAGACCGAGGTGCTCGGGCTGTACCGGTATCTGATGTCGACGCGCGCGCGAGTGCTCAACGTCGCGCTCGTGGACGCGGTGGGCGATCGTCGCGTCCAGAACCAGCCCGGCACCTGGAAGCAGTACCCGAACTGGCAGATCCCGTTGTCGGGCCCCGACGGCCGCCCGGTGCTGCTGGAGGAGATCTACCAGCTGGAGCGTCCCATGAGGCTGGCGGCGGTGATGAACGGGTTCAGCAGGGCACCGGGCCCGTGGCGTCCACCGAGGCGCGGCACCCGGGCCTGA